The proteins below come from a single Aegilops tauschii subsp. strangulata cultivar AL8/78 chromosome 6, Aet v6.0, whole genome shotgun sequence genomic window:
- the LOC109775911 gene encoding serine/threonine-protein phosphatase PP2A-3 catalytic subunit — protein MPPHGDLDRQIAHLRECKHLPEAEVKGLCEQAKAILMEEWNVQPVRCPVTVCGDIHGQFYDLIELFRIGGESPDTNYLFMGDYVDRGYYSVETVSLLVALKVRYRDRITILRGNHESRQITQVYGFYDECLRKYGNANVWKYFTDLFDYLPLTALIENQVFCLHGGLSPSLDTLDNIRALDRIQEVPHEGPMCDLLWSDPDDRCGWGISPRGAGYTFGQDIAQQFNHTNGLSLISRAHQLVMEGFNWCQDKNVVTVFSAPNYCYRCGNMAAILEIGENMDHNFLQFDPAPRQIEPDTTRKTPDYFL, from the exons ATGCCGCCGCACGGGGATCTGGACCGGCAGATCGCGCACCTGCGCGAGTGCAAGCACCTCCCGGAGGCGGAGGTCAAGGGGCTCTGCGAGCAGGCCAAGGCCATCCTCATGGAGGAGTGGAACGTGCAGCCCGTCCGCTGCCCCGTTACCGTCTGCGGCGACATCCACGGCCAGTTCTACGACCTCATCGAGCTCTTCCGCATCGGCGGCGAGTCGCCCGACACCAACTACCTCTTCATGGGCGACTACGTCG ATCGTGGCTACTATTCGGTGGAGACTGTTTCGCTGTTAGTGGCTTTGAAAGTTCGCTACAGAGACAGAATTACGATATTGAGAGGAAATCATGAGAGCAGACAAATCACTCAAGT ATATGGCTTTTATGACGAGTGCTTGCGAAAATATGGGAATGCAAATGTATGGAAGTACTTTACAGACCTGTTTGATTATTTGCCTCTCACGGCTCTTATAGAAAACCAG GTGTTCTGCCTTCATGGTGGTCTCTCTCCATCATTGGATACATTAGATAACATTCGTGCTCTTGATCGCATACAAGAG GTTCCTCATGAAGGGCCCATGTGTGATCTTTTGTGGTCTGATCCAGACGATCGATGTGGATGGGGGATTTCACCAAGAGGAGCAGGTTATACATTTGGGCAAGATATTGCGCAACAGTTCAACCATACAAATGGCCTCTCTCTTATATCAAGGGCACATCAACTTGTAATGGAAGGATTCAATTGGTGCCAG GATAAGAATGTTGTGACGGTCTTCAGCGCGCCAAACTACTGTTACCGATGTGGTAACATGGCCGCGATTCTTGAGATTGGGGAAAACATGGATCATAACTTCCTCCAGTTTGACCCAGCGCCTCGGCAAATCGAGCCTGACACAACACGCAAGACCCCCGACTACTTTTTGTAA